Proteins encoded together in one Nitrosopumilus sp. window:
- the hsp20 gene encoding archaeal heat shock protein Hsp20 has protein sequence MTMFFDSEFDRIFKRMSNSFFDIDDIFEEFGKTGNATGPIYYGYTMTVGPDGKPVVREYGNAKPGLLPSSDERQPLVDTIVDEKEKVVKLIAEMPGVEKTDVKIVVENKIVDLSAVHDDKKYHVKVPLKYKVDENSAKATYKNGILQLVFKLIEEEKPKGKTVEVE, from the coding sequence ATGACAATGTTCTTTGATAGCGAATTTGATAGAATCTTCAAGAGAATGTCAAACTCTTTTTTTGACATAGATGACATTTTTGAAGAATTTGGAAAAACTGGTAATGCAACTGGACCAATCTATTATGGTTATACAATGACTGTAGGACCTGATGGAAAACCTGTTGTAAGGGAATATGGTAATGCCAAACCCGGTCTACTTCCATCATCTGATGAAAGACAACCATTAGTTGATACTATTGTAGATGAAAAAGAGAAAGTTGTAAAACTAATAGCTGAGATGCCAGGAGTAGAAAAAACTGACGTAAAAATTGTTGTAGAGAACAAAATTGTAGATCTCTCTGCAGTTCACGATGACAAAAAATACCATGTAAAAGTTCCTCTGAAATACAAAGTTGATGAAAACTCTGCAAAGGCTACTTACAAGAATGGAATTTTACAACTTGTCTTCAAGTTAATTGAAGAGGAAAAACCTAAAGGCAAAACGGTGGAGGTTGAATAA
- a CDS encoding ACT domain-containing protein, which produces MSVPEVVREIITRNRSIYDCMKMDLINYTALAVKIQPEIERILGNPVNLNTVVVAIKRYADSFESKEEIKEESILKNARLALTDGIMDVKFSIKDSNQIDPIAILDKFSKITNNYEFFRMSDSFRFLTEDMEGVREIFSSLSDNENLFSTGLAKIRISIPPTQNQSDVVSYVAEVLHANGIELVNAFFSQDSIIIILNEKDSSRAYDVLHSEIMRA; this is translated from the coding sequence ATGTCAGTTCCTGAGGTAGTCAGGGAGATCATTACTAGAAATCGCTCGATTTATGATTGTATGAAGATGGATTTGATAAATTATACTGCTCTTGCAGTAAAAATACAACCAGAGATTGAAAGAATTCTGGGAAATCCCGTAAATCTCAATACTGTAGTAGTTGCAATCAAACGATATGCTGACTCATTTGAATCAAAAGAGGAGATTAAGGAAGAATCAATTCTAAAGAATGCTAGATTAGCACTAACAGATGGAATAATGGATGTTAAATTTTCAATAAAGGATTCAAATCAAATTGATCCTATAGCGATTTTAGATAAATTCTCCAAGATTACAAATAATTATGAATTTTTTAGAATGTCTGATTCCTTTAGATTTCTAACTGAAGATATGGAAGGTGTAAGGGAGATTTTTAGTAGTCTTTCAGATAATGAGAATTTGTTTAGTACAGGTCTAGCAAAAATTAGAATTTCAATACCACCTACTCAAAATCAATCTGATGTAGTTTCTTATGTAGCAGAGGTATTACATGCAAATGGCATTGAATTGGTAAATGCCTTTTTCAGTCAAGATAGTATAATAATAATTCTAAATGAAAAGGATTCATCAAGGGCTTATGATGTATTACATTCTGAGATTATGAGAGCCTAA
- a CDS encoding NAD(P)/FAD-dependent oxidoreductase, whose translation MARNKKKIVILGGGFAGVECARQLESYFGNNSELELVMVSEDNFLLFTPMLPQVASGMIETRHIVLPIRTICQKTKFYEGRIKNIDPYGKLVNLWGTGDKRGISIHYDFLIVALGSETNFFGMADVEKNAYTMKTLNDAVMLRNRVIDMLEQAENETNPILRKSFLNFVVVGGGFAGIETAGELMDLLLDARKHYPTILKEDLKVIVLEALPLILPGFNQKLADFAKEKMIERGIDIRLKTAVTSFDGNEVTIKSLDETPNDATDDSKIDVLRTKTLIWTAGVTPVNTIKRSMFKTDKGKIIINDYLEVPEFSGVFAIGDCALFLDPETKRPFPPTAQIAEAQAKIAAKNLKALITNSEKEKFEYHSKGQMAIIGKRSGIATFLGMNISGFWAWLIWRNVYLSKISTLDKKIRVFLDWTIDLFFDRDISRLKLMKRETEKEYKELDEVDDVW comes from the coding sequence TTGGCTAGAAATAAGAAAAAAATTGTAATTTTAGGAGGAGGTTTTGCAGGTGTTGAATGTGCAAGGCAGTTAGAATCCTATTTTGGAAATAATTCAGAATTAGAATTAGTAATGGTTAGTGAAGACAATTTTTTGTTATTTACACCTATGCTTCCTCAAGTGGCATCTGGAATGATAGAAACGAGGCACATAGTTTTACCTATTAGAACAATTTGTCAAAAGACAAAATTTTATGAAGGTCGAATAAAAAACATTGATCCATATGGAAAATTAGTTAATCTTTGGGGAACTGGAGATAAAAGAGGCATTTCAATTCACTATGATTTTTTAATAGTTGCACTTGGAAGTGAAACAAATTTCTTTGGAATGGCAGATGTTGAAAAAAATGCCTATACAATGAAGACTCTCAATGATGCAGTAATGCTTAGAAACCGAGTAATAGATATGCTTGAGCAGGCCGAAAATGAGACAAATCCAATCCTAAGAAAAAGTTTTTTGAATTTTGTTGTAGTAGGTGGTGGGTTTGCAGGAATTGAAACTGCTGGTGAGTTAATGGATCTACTTTTGGATGCAAGAAAACATTATCCTACAATTCTCAAAGAAGATCTTAAAGTCATTGTTTTAGAGGCATTGCCATTAATCTTACCAGGATTTAATCAAAAGTTAGCAGATTTTGCTAAAGAAAAGATGATAGAGAGAGGAATCGACATTAGACTAAAAACCGCAGTAACTAGTTTTGATGGCAATGAAGTCACAATAAAATCATTAGATGAAACCCCAAATGATGCTACTGATGATTCAAAAATAGATGTACTAAGAACTAAAACTTTGATTTGGACTGCAGGTGTTACTCCAGTTAATACAATTAAAAGATCAATGTTCAAAACAGACAAAGGAAAAATAATCATAAATGATTATCTTGAGGTTCCAGAATTTTCAGGAGTTTTTGCAATAGGTGATTGTGCATTATTTTTAGATCCTGAAACAAAACGACCATTTCCTCCAACTGCACAAATTGCAGAAGCCCAAGCAAAGATTGCAGCTAAAAATTTGAAAGCACTGATAACAAATTCTGAGAAGGAGAAATTTGAATATCATTCTAAAGGTCAGATGGCAATTATTGGAAAGAGATCTGGTATTGCCACATTTTTAGGTATGAATATCTCTGGTTTTTGGGCTTGGTTAATCTGGAGAAATGTCTATCTTTCGAAAATTTCAACTTTGGATAAAAAAATAAGAGTTTTTCTTGATTGGACGATTGATTTGTTTTTTGATAGAGACATATCTAGATTAAAACTGATGAAACGTGAAACTGAGAAGGAATACAAAGAATTAGATGAAGTAGATGACGTTTGGTAA
- a CDS encoding peptidylprolyl isomerase produces the protein MIFSIFFTSLGSQAFAQSDDKVAVLETNLGTIVIEFFPEDAPKHVENFISLTESGFYDGTLFHRIIPNFMIQGGDPNTINGDPNTWGIGGPTENVNAEFNSIKHNRGIVSMARSADPNSAGSQFFIVHQNSNFLDGQYTVFGRIITQESFETLDKIASVETNDRDAPIDIEKVRITKTSIMNRSNIPNVLELSEPERTNSEPTPSTGSQKFESTQHEISFSIPEGWLLQEPDKTQENSPDVVAVGPKTGEINPVISLTVQDTNQRTLDELIAEKQKTIKPVIDSGKLNIISQEKITIDGKEAYSIDAIGIFSSGDQSFNVKFKEIMVYGNEKFYTLAYSNGVNEFDSQLPRFDETIDSFEILSDESTNLKSSQEGGGCLIATATFGSELAPQVQQLRELRDNTILSTESGTAFMSGFNQLYYSFSPTIADLEREIPVFKEIVKLSITPMLSTLSILNYADINSEHEMISFGIGIILMNVGMYFVAPAIIIYKIRK, from the coding sequence ATGATATTTTCAATATTTTTTACTAGTTTAGGATCTCAAGCATTTGCACAAAGTGACGATAAAGTAGCAGTTTTAGAAACAAATCTTGGAACAATTGTAATAGAGTTCTTTCCAGAAGATGCACCAAAACATGTTGAAAATTTTATCAGCTTAACAGAATCTGGATTTTATGATGGAACACTTTTTCATAGAATTATTCCAAACTTTATGATTCAAGGTGGAGATCCAAATACAATCAATGGAGATCCAAATACTTGGGGAATTGGTGGCCCTACTGAAAATGTTAATGCAGAATTTAATTCTATTAAACACAATAGAGGGATTGTTTCAATGGCAAGATCTGCTGATCCAAACAGTGCAGGTTCACAGTTTTTCATAGTTCATCAAAATTCTAACTTTCTAGATGGACAGTATACTGTTTTTGGTAGGATTATTACTCAAGAAAGTTTTGAAACTCTGGACAAAATTGCATCAGTTGAAACTAATGACAGAGATGCACCAATAGATATTGAAAAAGTAAGAATTACAAAAACCTCAATTATGAATCGCTCTAATATCCCAAACGTTTTAGAATTATCTGAACCTGAACGTACTAATTCTGAACCCACTCCATCTACTGGAAGCCAAAAATTTGAAAGCACTCAACATGAAATCTCATTTAGCATTCCTGAGGGATGGTTATTACAAGAACCTGATAAAACACAAGAAAATTCTCCTGATGTAGTTGCTGTTGGACCAAAGACTGGAGAAATTAACCCTGTAATCTCACTAACTGTTCAAGATACTAATCAAAGAACACTAGATGAATTAATTGCTGAAAAACAAAAAACTATCAAACCCGTTATTGATTCAGGCAAATTGAATATTATCTCACAGGAAAAAATTACCATTGATGGAAAGGAAGCTTATTCAATTGATGCTATAGGGATCTTTTCATCAGGTGATCAATCCTTTAATGTTAAATTTAAAGAAATAATGGTTTATGGAAATGAAAAATTTTACACATTAGCATATAGTAATGGAGTAAATGAGTTTGACTCACAACTTCCTAGATTTGATGAAACTATAGATTCATTTGAAATACTATCTGATGAATCTACTAATCTTAAATCTTCACAGGAAGGAGGTGGGTGTTTAATTGCTACTGCAACATTTGGTTCTGAATTAGCCCCTCAAGTTCAACAATTAAGGGAACTTCGAGATAATACTATTTTATCAACGGAATCAGGAACCGCATTTATGAGCGGATTTAATCAACTGTACTACTCATTTTCACCTACAATAGCAGATCTGGAAAGAGAAATTCCTGTTTTTAAAGAAATTGTTAAACTCTCAATTACGCCAATGCTATCAACACTATCAATTCTAAATTATGCAGATATTAATTCTGAACATGAAATGATTTCATTTGGAATTGGAATCATTCTAATGAATGTTGGAATGTATTTTGTAGCTCCTGCAATCATTATTTATAAAATTAGAAAATAA
- the cbiE gene encoding precorrin-6y C5,15-methyltransferase (decarboxylating) subunit CbiE, translating into MGKIYAVGVGPGSPKYVTEIVKEIIENCDIVIGYKYTLKTIEHLITSKEVYEVTMNDQEESYQKILPKLGDRKLVIPFTGDVNFSESEVVDRLIEIFGEVEIIPGISSIQVAASKARVPLDKSKVITMHVTTPIEDKKLELQKALIDGFSVVLVPRPWPKQPDKHFMPSEIAKYLRNHQFETEKIKVHVFEAITTENETSFVGTVKDLEDKEFSDLSVMVFNQTSLDSYMNYRWQWEN; encoded by the coding sequence TTGGGAAAAATTTATGCAGTAGGTGTTGGTCCAGGTTCACCAAAATATGTTACTGAAATAGTAAAAGAGATCATTGAGAATTGTGATATTGTAATTGGATACAAGTATACTCTAAAGACAATTGAACATCTAATTACTAGTAAGGAAGTTTATGAGGTTACAATGAATGATCAAGAAGAGTCATATCAAAAAATTTTACCAAAATTAGGAGATAGAAAATTAGTAATTCCATTTACAGGAGATGTAAATTTTTCAGAATCAGAAGTTGTAGACAGATTAATAGAAATTTTTGGTGAGGTAGAGATTATTCCAGGGATTAGTTCTATACAAGTTGCAGCTTCAAAGGCACGGGTTCCTTTGGATAAATCTAAAGTTATTACAATGCACGTGACTACGCCAATTGAAGATAAAAAATTAGAATTACAAAAAGCACTAATTGATGGATTTAGTGTAGTTTTAGTACCAAGACCATGGCCAAAACAACCAGACAAACATTTCATGCCATCTGAAATAGCAAAATACCTACGCAATCATCAATTTGAAACAGAAAAAATCAAGGTTCATGTTTTTGAAGCAATTACTACTGAAAATGAAACAAGTTTTGTGGGAACTGTAAAAGATTTAGAAGACAAAGAATTTTCAGATTTGTCTGTAATGGTCTTTAATCAAACTAGTCTTGATTCATATATGAATTACAGATGGCAGTGGGAAAATTAG
- a CDS encoding stage II sporulation protein M, with protein MDKKRIITFFIFLGIFTGAYQIGSLSTINQEEAEAFMKEFEDLVLDIDAFGIFTHNITIALPMFIPGFGVVWGIFSAWSTGYAFASIATTAPILANIPPLSILFLSPFGLMELTAYSMGISRSFILIRAISKKLPLTQFIKPTIIEIAIVIALLLAGGYLEFYMIEMAQDEGLLLPKL; from the coding sequence GTGGATAAAAAAAGGATAATCACATTTTTTATTTTTCTAGGAATTTTTACCGGCGCTTACCAAATTGGTTCACTTTCTACAATAAATCAGGAAGAAGCAGAAGCATTCATGAAAGAATTTGAAGATCTAGTTCTAGATATTGATGCATTTGGAATATTTACACATAATATAACAATTGCATTACCCATGTTTATTCCAGGGTTTGGTGTTGTCTGGGGAATATTTTCAGCATGGTCTACTGGATATGCTTTTGCTTCAATTGCTACTACTGCACCAATCTTGGCAAACATTCCACCTCTTTCCATTCTATTCTTATCCCCATTTGGATTGATGGAATTAACAGCATATTCTATGGGAATATCACGAAGTTTTATTTTGATTAGAGCAATTTCCAAAAAACTCCCATTAACACAATTTATCAAACCAACTATTATAGAAATTGCAATTGTGATTGCATTACTTTTAGCTGGTGGTTATTTGGAATTTTATATGATAGAAATGGCCCAAGATGAAGGACTGTTGTTGCCTAAACTCTAA
- a CDS encoding DNA-directed DNA polymerase II small subunit gives MKKELTFALNYALNKGFQIHPDAFKILENVDVKKLEKIIKEIVKEKTRQKLFQINQNDLETYLGIKEDSTIQNNVEIISEPSGKITTGEGVKGYNALFSSRFNKLKRIVSDRPESRMLKSMASVKTAKSDDDMYVCGLVTLRSSERNITKLILEDPSGSFEGIVFDEELQKTAGTLLTDQFVMARVSLGKNSGFIIKDLILPDIPDMAKTKSETEAYAVFLSDLHIGSKYFMEEEFSQFVSWISSPDPVARKIRFVLIGGDVVDGVGIYPNQNKELTCQTIEEQLFKVENLIDKIPKNVKIIIMPGNHDPGRRALPQPAIPKKYNSGLWERENVIMVGNPAVVSLNGVKVMMFHGQSIDDIVKTTPGLSYDKPTNVMKHLLKARHLSPIYGSQTPIAPEMEDLLVIEDVPDIFHVGHVHRAELDMYKGVLLVNSGSWQKQTPFQASVGMTPNPGIAILVNLKTFQVFHENYNSNLDNILQS, from the coding sequence ATGAAAAAAGAGCTTACTTTTGCATTAAACTATGCTTTAAACAAAGGGTTTCAAATTCATCCAGATGCCTTTAAAATTTTAGAAAATGTTGATGTTAAAAAATTAGAGAAAATAATTAAGGAAATTGTTAAGGAAAAAACTAGGCAGAAGTTATTTCAAATAAACCAGAATGATTTAGAAACATATCTAGGAATTAAAGAAGATTCGACAATTCAAAATAATGTTGAGATAATATCTGAACCAAGTGGAAAAATTACTACAGGTGAGGGAGTAAAGGGGTATAATGCCTTATTTTCTAGTCGATTTAACAAGCTAAAAAGAATAGTCTCTGATAGGCCTGAATCAAGGATGCTCAAATCAATGGCTTCAGTAAAAACTGCAAAGTCTGATGATGATATGTATGTGTGTGGTCTTGTAACCCTAAGAAGTTCAGAGAGAAACATTACAAAATTAATTCTAGAAGATCCATCAGGCTCATTTGAAGGGATAGTATTTGATGAAGAATTACAAAAAACAGCTGGAACTTTGTTAACAGACCAATTTGTAATGGCTAGAGTAAGTTTGGGTAAAAATTCAGGATTCATCATTAAGGACTTGATTCTTCCAGATATTCCTGATATGGCAAAGACTAAATCAGAAACAGAGGCGTATGCTGTATTTTTGTCGGATCTACATATTGGAAGTAAGTATTTCATGGAAGAAGAATTTTCTCAGTTTGTTTCATGGATATCAAGTCCAGATCCGGTAGCACGAAAGATTCGTTTTGTGTTAATTGGTGGAGATGTAGTAGATGGAGTTGGAATATACCCTAATCAGAACAAAGAGCTTACCTGCCAAACCATAGAAGAGCAATTGTTTAAAGTAGAAAATTTGATTGATAAGATTCCAAAAAATGTAAAAATCATAATTATGCCTGGAAATCATGATCCTGGAAGAAGAGCTCTTCCACAACCTGCAATCCCTAAAAAATACAACTCAGGTTTATGGGAAAGAGAAAATGTGATTATGGTTGGAAATCCTGCAGTGGTTTCATTAAATGGTGTCAAAGTAATGATGTTTCATGGTCAAAGTATAGATGATATTGTAAAAACTACACCTGGTCTTAGTTACGATAAACCAACTAATGTGATGAAACATCTACTAAAAGCACGACATCTAAGTCCAATTTATGGTAGTCAAACTCCAATAGCTCCTGAAATGGAAGATCTTTTAGTAATTGAAGACGTTCCTGATATCTTCCATGTAGGTCATGTGCACCGGGCTGAATTGGATATGTATAAGGGGGTATTATTGGTGAATTCTGGTTCTTGGCAAAAACAAACTCCTTTTCAGGCAAGTGTTGGAATGACCCCAAATCCAGGTATTGCAATTTTAGTAAATTTGAAAACCTTTCAAGTATTTCATGAAAATTATAATTCTAATCTAGACAATATCCTGCAAAGTTAG
- a CDS encoding AAA family ATPase: protein MSDPIDRLLDAAESGKSIIKNRDILHFTYIPNTIQHRNTEQEQVTQSLLPILKQSRPSNLLVYGKPGTGKTLVVKKVLSKIQERVKKSNFPIKLVYSNSKEETTLYGLLVSLGRQLDLDEKELPSTGLAISEVFKRLLNKIDEKRLNAIFVIDEIDYLAQLVSKTGKDILYQLTRANERLKTGSLTLVGISNDLTFKEKLDPRVISSLGEEEVVFTNYNVEQIKKILEERISEAFIENSVEDPALNLCAALAGGEHGDARRAIDLIRVAGEIAEREPSEKVTIDHVREASLKIEENKEETSLKSYPLHEKLVILAIMKANGSSTGEIYSLYKSLCKTVGRDELTQRRITQMLSEIELSGIINGRLVHQGIHGRTKKYKLTISSETIKKTFKDDLTLQDIV, encoded by the coding sequence ATGTCTGATCCAATTGATAGATTACTTGATGCTGCTGAATCTGGAAAATCAATTATTAAAAACAGGGACATTCTTCATTTTACCTATATTCCAAACACTATCCAACACAGAAACACAGAACAAGAACAGGTTACACAATCCCTACTACCCATTCTAAAACAATCAAGACCATCAAATCTTCTTGTTTATGGTAAGCCAGGAACTGGAAAAACTTTAGTTGTCAAAAAAGTATTATCAAAAATCCAAGAACGTGTAAAAAAATCAAATTTCCCAATAAAATTAGTATATTCAAATTCTAAAGAGGAAACAACCCTCTATGGGTTATTGGTAAGTCTTGGAAGGCAACTAGATTTGGATGAAAAAGAACTTCCATCAACTGGACTCGCTATTAGTGAGGTGTTCAAAAGGCTCCTAAACAAAATCGATGAGAAAAGACTTAACGCAATCTTTGTCATAGATGAGATTGATTATCTGGCACAACTAGTCTCAAAAACAGGCAAAGATATTCTATATCAACTCACAAGGGCCAATGAACGATTAAAGACAGGCTCACTTACTCTTGTTGGAATTTCAAACGACCTTACGTTTAAAGAAAAATTAGATCCTAGGGTAATTAGCAGCCTTGGGGAAGAAGAGGTAGTATTTACAAACTATAATGTTGAACAAATCAAAAAAATTCTTGAAGAAAGGATTTCAGAAGCCTTTATTGAAAATTCAGTAGAGGATCCAGCACTGAATCTCTGTGCTGCTCTTGCTGGAGGAGAACATGGAGATGCCAGAAGAGCAATTGACCTAATTCGAGTCGCAGGAGAAATTGCTGAACGCGAACCATCAGAAAAAGTAACAATTGACCATGTCAGAGAAGCCTCACTAAAAATTGAAGAAAATAAAGAAGAAACATCACTCAAATCATATCCCCTTCATGAAAAACTCGTAATTTTGGCAATAATGAAGGCCAACGGTTCTTCTACTGGTGAAATCTACTCATTATACAAAAGTCTCTGTAAAACAGTTGGCCGTGATGAACTAACCCAGAGGAGAATTACACAAATGCTTAGTGAAATAGAACTTTCTGGAATAATTAATGGAAGATTAGTCCACCAAGGTATTCATGGTAGGACAAAAAAATACAAACTTACTATATCATCTGAAACTATTAAAAAAACATTCAAAGACGATCTAACTTTGCAGGATATTGTCTAG
- a CDS encoding AbrB/MazE/SpoVT family DNA-binding domain-containing protein, translating to MSVQDNEVLVKITSAGTISIPKQFRKFMDIQKGEYVKMILGKDRLIVRKVIIS from the coding sequence ATGTCTGTTCAAGATAATGAAGTTTTGGTAAAGATCACCTCTGCAGGTACAATATCTATTCCTAAGCAGTTTAGAAAATTTATGGACATTCAAAAAGGGGAATATGTCAAGATGATTCTTGGTAAAGATAGATTAATTGTAAGAAAAGTCATTATTTCTTGA
- a CDS encoding winged helix DNA-binding protein → MLVEIPDPEVILGVILAFLVGLGGLYFYFKIRPFIKTKTELTDVSQAERLEYYERQLIDMKIRLDALEIQGIEQKPEDQNVELKEFLEKLTQKNNEEKTVEKVPTVQPTVEKEISTPKTPSSDYTNPVDFVLHQITTKPMTSRDIQITLKKSREHTSRLMKKLFDDGYVQRNTESKPYTYSITDKGKSKIGKVEVNPTVV, encoded by the coding sequence ATGTTAGTTGAAATTCCTGATCCTGAAGTGATTTTAGGTGTGATTTTGGCATTCTTAGTAGGATTAGGTGGGTTGTATTTTTATTTTAAAATCCGTCCGTTTATCAAAACAAAGACAGAGTTAACTGATGTATCACAGGCTGAACGATTAGAATATTACGAAAGACAGTTAATTGATATGAAAATACGCCTAGATGCCTTAGAAATACAAGGAATTGAACAAAAACCAGAGGATCAGAATGTTGAATTAAAGGAATTTTTAGAAAAATTAACCCAGAAAAATAATGAAGAGAAGACTGTTGAGAAGGTACCAACAGTTCAACCAACTGTTGAAAAAGAAATTTCCACGCCTAAAACCCCTAGTTCAGACTACACAAACCCTGTAGATTTTGTGTTGCATCAAATCACAACCAAACCTATGACATCACGTGATATACAAATCACATTAAAGAAGAGTAGAGAACATACTTCTAGGTTAATGAAGAAGTTATTTGATGATGGTTATGTGCAACGAAATACTGAAAGTAAACCCTACACTTATTCAATTACAGATAAAGGTAAATCCAAAATTGGAAAAGTTGAAGTAAATCCAACAGTAGTTTAA
- a CDS encoding geranylgeranylglyceryl/heptaprenylglyceryl phosphate synthase: protein MAGNKTESFLKSELKKKKALLFVLIDSEVSNLEASSKLAKDVEKIGASAILVGGSSATDQIEMSKVVKGIKKGIKIPIILFPGNVTGVVPDADAILFSSLMNSENPYFITQAQALGAPSVLKFGLEPLPTAYLVIGDGTSAWFVGAARGIPFDKPKIAAAYALAAQFLGMRFVYLEAGSGAKTNVTPEMVKTVRHVFNGFLIVGGGIRDVKTAQSLVKAGADALVIGTFLEKGGSIKKLHEIAKAIQRSK, encoded by the coding sequence ATGGCTGGAAATAAAACTGAATCATTCCTAAAATCAGAATTAAAAAAGAAAAAGGCATTGTTATTCGTGTTAATAGACTCTGAAGTGTCTAATTTAGAAGCCTCAAGTAAACTTGCAAAAGATGTTGAAAAAATAGGGGCCTCTGCAATACTTGTAGGCGGCTCATCTGCTACAGATCAAATTGAAATGTCAAAAGTTGTTAAAGGAATTAAAAAAGGAATTAAAATTCCTATAATTCTTTTCCCAGGCAATGTTACAGGAGTTGTTCCTGATGCAGATGCCATACTGTTTAGCTCATTAATGAACTCTGAGAACCCTTATTTTATTACTCAAGCACAAGCATTAGGTGCACCAAGTGTCCTAAAATTTGGCTTAGAACCACTTCCAACTGCATATTTGGTAATAGGAGATGGAACATCAGCATGGTTTGTAGGGGCAGCCAGGGGAATACCATTTGATAAACCTAAAATTGCTGCAGCATATGCCTTAGCTGCACAATTCTTAGGGATGAGATTTGTATATTTAGAAGCAGGCTCTGGTGCAAAAACCAATGTTACCCCTGAAATGGTAAAGACAGTTAGACATGTATTTAATGGCTTTCTGATTGTTGGGGGTGGGATTAGGGATGTTAAAACTGCCCAAAGTTTGGTCAAAGCAGGAGCTGACGCTTTAGTTATTGGCACCTTCCTTGAAAAAGGAGGAAGCATTAAAAAACTCCATGAAATAGCAAAAGCAATTCAAAGAAGCAAGTAA